The Capsicum annuum cultivar UCD-10X-F1 chromosome 1, UCD10Xv1.1, whole genome shotgun sequence sequence TTTCTAATTTATTTCTGATACATATTTTCAACACTTACTGTGGTATCCAAGATTTCACACAAACTTCATTGATCACTTAACCACATCCTAAACCCTcgactattttgagtttattacAATGATGAATGGCCAGTAGTGTTGTTTTGCTATTTCAACCATTTAGGTAGAATCACTTTCCTCTAACGGTGAGAATTTCTTATCACATTTGAGTTGGAGAAAATTGCACTAGTTATAAGATACTGCATCTGTTATAATAAGAGTAACCTGCTGCTTAATCTAATATGTTTGTTCTTCTATTATCAACTCAAGATTGTTTAAGCTTATTTGACTGCAATCTCTCATAACTGGAAAGAAAGAATAATTTGAGAAGTTGGAGCACTGAGTTTCAATAATTAATATTCAGAGGATCCATTACAGTTAGACTATCAATGGATTATGGAACTTGTTGACTGTattcatttatgttttttttaaataaaggtcagatgttttgttttaatagaattatatgtttttttttcgtTTCTGGTAAATCAAGTGAGTAGGAGTTCACAGGATCTAGCTGTGGAAaaacctcttgcagaaatgcactGCACAAAACAGACCCTTGTGGTGTCCGACCNNNNNNNNNNNNNNNNNNNNNNNNNNNNNNNNNNNNNNNNNNNNNNNNNNNNNNNNNNNNNNNNNNNNNNNNNNNNNNNNNNNNNNNNNNNNNNNNNNNNNNNNNNNNNNNNNNNNNNNNNNNNNNNNNNNNNNNNNNNNNNNNNNNNNNNNNNNNNNNNNNNNNNNNNNNNNNNNNNNNNNNNNNNNNNNNNNNNNNNNNNNNNNNNNNNNNNNNNNNNNNNNNNNNNNNNNNNNNNNNNNNNNNNNNNNNNNNNNNNNNNNNNNNNNNNNNNNNNNNNNNNNNNNNNNNNNNNNNNNNNNNNNNNNNNNNNNNNNNNNNNNNNNNNNNNNNNNNNNNNNNNNNNNNNNNNNNNNNNNNNNNNNNNNNNNNNNNNNNNNNNNNNNNNNNNNNNNNNNNNNNNNNNNNNNNNNNNNNNNNNNNNNNNNNNNNNNNNNNNNNNNNNNNNNNNNNNNNNNNNNNNNNNNNNNNNNNNNNNNNNNNNNNNNNNNNNNNNNNNNNNNNNNNNNNNNNNNNNNNNNNNNNNNNNNNNNNNNNNNNNNNNNNNNNNNNNNNNNNNNNNNNNNNNNNNNNNNNNNNNNNNNNNNNNNNNNNNNNNNNNNNNNNNNNNNNNNNNNNNNNNNNNNNNNNNNNNNNNNNNNNNNNNNNNNNNNNNNNNNNNNNNNNNNNNNNNNNNNNNNNNNNNNNNNNNNNNNNNNNNNNNNNNNNNNNNNNNNNNNNNNNNNNNNNNNNNNNNNNNNNNNNNNNNNNNNNNNNNNNNNNNNNNNNNNNNNNNNNNNNNNNNNNNNNNNNNNNNNNNNNNNNNNNNNNNNNNNNNNNNNNNNNNNNNNNNNNNNNNNNNNNNNNNNNNNNNNNNNNNNNNNNNNNNNNNNNNNNNNNNNNNNNNNNNNNNNNNNNNNNNNNNNNNNNNNNNNNNNNNNNNNNNNNNNNNNNNNNNNNNNNNNNNNNNNNNNNNNNNNNNNNNNNNNNNNNNNNNNNNNNNNNNNNNNNNNNNNNNNNNNNNNNNNNNNNNNNNNNNNNNNNNNNNNNNNNNNNNNNNNNNNNNNNNNNNNNNNNNNNNNNNNNNNNNNNNNNNNNNNNNNNNNNNNNNNNNNNNNNNNNNNNNNNNNNNNNNNNNNNNNNNNNNNNNNNNNNNNNNNNNNNNNNNNNNNNNNNNNNNNNNNNNNNNNNNNNNNNNNNNNNNNNNNNNNNNNNNNNNNNNNNNNNNNNNNNNNNNNNNNNNNNNNNNNNNNNNNNNNNNNNNNNNNNNNNNNNNNNNNNNNNNNNNNNNNNNNNNNNNNNNNNNNNNNNNNNNNNNNNNNNNNNNNNNNNNNNNNNNNNNNNNNNNNNNNNNNNNNNNNNNNNNNNNNNNNNNNNNNNNNNNNNNNNNNNNNNNNNNNNNNNNNNNNNNNNNNNNNNNNNNNNNNNNNNNNNNNNNNNNNNNNNNNNNNNNNNNNNNNNNNNNNNNNNNNNNNNNNNNNNNNNNNNNNNNNNNNNNNNNNNNNNNNNNNNNNNNNNNNNNNNNNNNNNNNNNNNNNNNNNNNNNNNNNNNNNNNNNNNNNNNNNNNNNNNNNNNNNNNNNNNNNNNNNNNNNNNNNNNNNNNNNNNNNNNNNNNNNNNNNNNNNNNNNNNNNNNNNNNNNNNNNNNNNNNNNNNNNNNNNNNNNNNNNNNNNNNNNNNNNNNNNNNNNNNNNNNNNNNNNNNNNNNNNNNNNNNNNNNNNNNNNNNNNNNNNNNNNNNNNNNNNNNNNNNNNNNNNNNNNNNNNNNNNNNNNNNNNNNNNNNNNNNNNNNNNNNNNNNNNNNNNNNNNNNNNNNNNNNNNNNNNNNNNNNNNNNNNNNNNNNNNNNNNNNNNNNNNNNNNNNNNNNNNNNNNNNNNNNNNNNNNNNNNNNNNNNNNNNNNNNNNNNNNNNNNNNNNNNNNNNNNNNNNNNNNNNNNNNNNNNNNNNNNNNNNNNNNNNNNNNNNNNNNNNNNNNNNNNNNNNNNNNNNNNNNNNNNNNNNNNNNNNNNNNNNNNNNNNNNNNNNNNNNNNNNNNNNNNNNNNNNNNNNNNNNNNNNNNNNNNNNNNNNNNNNNNNNNNNNNNNNNNNNNNNNNNNNNNNNNNNNNNNNNNNNNNNNNNNNNNNNNNNNNNNNNNNNNNNNNNNNNNNNNNNNNNNNNNNNNNNNNNNNNNNNNNNNNNNNNNNNNNNNNNNNNNNNNNNNNNNNNNNNNNNNNNNNNNNNNNNNNNNNNNNNNNNNNNNNNNNNNNNNNNNNNNNNNNNNNNNNNNNNNNNNNNNNNNNNNNNNNNNNNNNNNNNNNNNNNNNNNNNNNNNNNNNNNNNNNNNNNNNNNNNNNNNNNNNNNNNNNNNNNNNNNNNNNNNNNNNNNNNNNNNNNNNNNNNNNNNNNNNNNNNNNNNNNNNNNNNNNNNNNNNNNNNNNNNNNNNNNNNNNNNNNNNNNNNNNNNNNNNNNNNNNNNNNNNNNNNNNNNNNNNNNNNNNNNNNNNNNNNNNNNNNNNNNNNNNNNNNNNNNNNNNNNNNNNNNNNNNNNNNNNNNNNNNNNNNNNNNNNNNNNNNNNNNNNNNNNNNNNNNNNNNNNNNNNNNNNNNNNNNNNNNNNNNNNNNNNNNNNNNNNNNNNNNNNNNNNNNNNNNNNNNNNNNNNNNNNNNNNNNNNNNNNNNNNNNNNNNNNNNNNNNNNNNNNNNNNNNNNNNNNNNNNNNNNNNNNNNNNNNNNNNNNNNNNNNNNNNNNNNNNNNNNNNNNNNNNNNNNNNNNNNNNNNNNNNNNNNNNNNNNNNNNNNNNNNNNNNNNNNNNNNNNNNNNNNNNNNNNNNNNNNNNNNNNNNNNNNNNNNNNNNNNNNNNNNNNNNNNNNNNNNNNNNNNNNNNNNNNNNNNNNNNNNNNNNNNNNNNNNNNNNNNNNNNNNNNNNNNNNNNNNNNNNNNNNNNNNNNNNNNNNNNNNNNNNNNNNNNNNNNNNNNNNNNNNNNNNNNNNNNNNNNNNNNNNNNNNNNNNNNNNNNNNNNNNNNNNNNNNNNNNNNNNNNAAAAAAAGTTAGCAGCTCAGTCATCGAGAAGTACATGCCGATCCTTTTAAATACTCCTAAATGTTCACTATGTAGCAGAAGAATCACTGAACTCCCTTTAATGACCGTATGATATACTTCATTGCGCCTATTTGATGTAGTTTCAGGCATTAATAGGCATAAGACGATGTATTTCAAATACTTTTGTGTAGAGTAGCAGTCACAACATCTTCTAGAACCTTTGCAGCTGGCCAACACCGGGAAAAACCCAATCTCCGACCCGATACCAAACCCGACAATGCTCCTTCAGGAGCCAAAGCTGCTGAAACACTCAATAAGGACCGATTTGGTGAGATCGCGTTgttaccttcttcttcttctttttgttttcctCATTTTGTCTTTACATATTATTTAGTAATTCTACCTTTTTATAGCAACTCTACTGTGTATCCTACTTTTTCCGTAGgtttattcttcaaattattgaTGTGTGAAATTTATGTAACGAACAAAAATGATACATTctattcaaatgtattcattaaaacaatacaatacaatacaatatattatgaaacaatatgtAACAATCATCCAAACAGAGTGTTAGTGTGTATATATACTCACTgtattgttagggtttttgccctgattttcttactatatttaagttttatttttccttagaaggaaaataaaagttaccataattacttttacttttcctgaaagaaaaaaaatataattcttttccatatttgactaacctctttcttggaggaaaagttttggatatctataaataaatagaagacccttctcataccataacacaatagtatccacaatataatttttaggattttcaattttatatcACAATGTaatctttaaagagtctttgtttaggattttcaattttatttttaatatgtaggcgtTTGGCAAAaccatattcaataatatatttttagtttaatttttcatgtgtggTCCGATTTATGGTCTTATGGTTTGTAAACTAAAAGGTTCCGCCtaacgccctctcgattttgaacccaacatgTATCGGCTCAAACTATAAATTGGAGTGAAAACTGTGCTTATACTAAACCTGTACAAATTGTAACAAAGCTTTAGTGGGTGCAGTGGTAGGTTTTACATGTGAAATTAAATTTCTGGATTCACTTTGTTTCTGAGCTGTTTTGTATCTGTACTCATGAAATGGTTATTGTAGGAGGGAAGAGCTGTAGAGCGTTTTGCCGGAGGGATTACCAACGGAGATGCTTAAGGAATTCAATGACTCTATGAGAGATGAATTGCTAATATGCCAGAGTTTTGTGGATCTTCGAGATAATTTTAGTAGGGTTGTTGATCCTACTTTGCAATCTAATGCTAAAGGTGTGTTCTTTGTCTTTTTGGTGATGCATATGTTTAAGGGTCTATTATCTGGCTTACCATCTATCATGAATTATAATTGAGAAGAGCTGTATTTGTCAGGAGTACTAATGTGAAATGTGGTTTAGTTGAATATTAACTTCTACTTTCATAGAACATTTAGTTTAGTCTTGAATGCTTATTATTGAATAATTGACCAGATGGTTGCATATGATTCGTGTAGTTGGCCCCAACTTTTTGGCATCGGGGCATAATTGATTGACTAATATAAATTTAGTTCTTCAAGTTTGCTGATTTATTATCAGCAATAAGTTTCAACCTAAGGTTAGATTGAAGTAGTTTGGTGGAACAGACTGAAGAGAGTGAAATTGGAGGTGTGAGCTTTAACTGATAAGGATACGTTCAGCAATGAACTCAAGAAATTAGAATCAGATGGTTGAAAAGGTGGTTTTATACGATTggaaaattcactttaaaaactTTTTAACATTTTGCATTAGTGTGGAAGATTGTTTAATGACTTGATCTACCAAGAACCATTTTTTATAACTAGAAATTCTCAAATGTCAGTAGCTAACAATTCAAACTTGGTGGATAATGGACCTGCCGCTCTACCCTCTCCACTTGATCTACCATGCTTTTGTCAGCAGTAGAGTTTGAACCCGTGACGTGCCCTTAACCCAAAATTGTGTGTTGCTGATCTACAAAGAACCTGTCTTTCcatattttttgatttcttaaagtatgagtgGAAGATTCAAATGTCCTCAAATTTGGAACAAAGTACACAACAAGTAGGAATTTACAGCACGTTTAACTTATTCTTTCTCTCCTCCTAATATCTGCATCAGTCTACAACTAAAACTGCCATTATGGCCCTTCTTTTGCTGCTTGCAGTGCTTGCAGAAGCGTTAAAACTTGATTTTTCATCTCAGAGCTAAAGCTGAGTCTCTTCCATGGATCATTTGCAAAATAGAACCGCTCTTACAATTACTAGATTTTACTGTTGTCCTAATAAAACTATGCATGTTAGCTTCACCtttttttgatgatgatggtCTTTGGGTTAGCTTGCGCGCACCTCGGCTAATTCCACTGGGAACTCACTGCCCCAACCAGCTAGCAGGCACCGCGTGACTCTGCCCACCAAGGTTTGGGCATATCAGAATAAATTACATAAGTGTTTTCTTGTCTTATGTGTTATTAGGGTACCTAATGTTTACCCTTTTCTTGATTAAGGTGTTTCATATAGTATGTGTTTGATATATGAGTGAATTGAAGTGGTTATTTAGGGAGAAAAGATTGTGCTTTTATGAGTAGAAAGAACTTTGGTTATTTTGCTCCGTGATGTTGTTTAAATTTGTTTTATTACTGGTCCTTTTAAAGAAGCTTCCTTAATTTCAATTATATGGTTTTCTGATTCTCTGTGTTACACTTGCTTCCCGAGATCCAGAAACCTGTATATACGCCTAGCCTTAAGCAAAATAAATTATTCGATCAAGATCTTCTTGCCTCACCCCTTCGAGCTCTCACTCGAATCCGAACCTTTATGGTAGGTAGGCTTGTTTAGCCCTTGGTGTAGGTTTCTCCTGTCCAATTTAAAGAGAAGGTCATCTATACTGTAATTGCGCTTGGTATTTTTCTCGTTTGCAGCCAGCTCCCTCTATATGGCATACACTCTACAACTGGCGCAAATTTTTTTTTACTGGATGCATGTCATTCTTGCCTCGAACCGTGGTACAGTCGTGGAACTTGGAATTACTCCAATCGTGACTTCTGGAATGGTGATGCAATTGTTAGCTGGATCAAAAATCATTCAAGTGGACAACAATGTCCGTGAGGACCGAGCACTCCTGTAAGTTAATTCGTTTTCTAGATttcatctcttttattttgtttctttactCTTTTAACGACCATATGTAAGTTACACTAGCTTCATTTTGCTAGCTGTTTCTTGTTTTAATTCCATATGCAGCGGTAATAGTTAGTTTAGGACTTTCAAACATgggtattatttgaaaattatgaggATGATGTGATCTGTAACTTTAATGCTGGAATCATTTTGAAGGTCCTACATTAGTTGTGCTATTTTAATTTGTTGAGACAAAGTTCATGTTTTGAATTCTCCCTCTGTGCGGCTACTCCCCTCAGCCATATCCGCAAAGAAAATGATgtatcttttttgtagtttttactCAGTTACCTAACAAAATTTTGTTCCTTCTATTAAGTAGATTTTTATGATGTTTCTATTAGTTGTTCTGCTTAATGAAGCTGTCTGATTTGCTCTTTTAACTAATTTATCCCATCCAGTAATAGTGCTCAAAAGTTGTTGGGTATCCTGGTTGCTGTTGGTGAGGCAGTTGCTTATGTCTTGTCTGGGATGTACGGAAGTGTTAGCCAATTGGGTGTTGGAAACGCTATCCTTATTATCCTTCAATGTGGAGTCATTATTTGCTTATAACATTTTTGCGCTGCCGTTTATCCTGAAGATGATCCAGATTTAAAGGTGGtgtatttatgaaattatatatACTTTTGCTTATTAGAGTTCCATTTTTTCAGTTGTGTTGGAGTAGAAGAAATGGCAACGTTAGTTGCGAAGCAAGGGCCGTTGAGCAGTCAGAATCAACACACACCAAGAATGAGAAATCAGTCTAAGGTTTTTAGGAAGAGAAACTTTGTCCTAAATCGTgatgaagaaaaacttgaaaaGCACAATGCAGCATCGCTGCCCGATGTTACAGAGTCACCTAAGAACTATGTCTTTCTACGTGAATGTTGCAATCAGGAAGGAGGAAGCACTTTTATTGGGCGGATCGGAGAGAAAATTAAAACAGCAAAAAAGCCAAAGAGGAACGTGATTAAATCACATCTGAGAACAAAGACAGTAGCTAACCGAACAATGACTGTAAAGGAATCTGAAGGCTCACATTGAAGAATCACCTCAAAGGGGCATCATCGTTCAGCAGAGAAGAAATTAAGTTCTAAAATTTGGGATGAAATGGTGAGTAATGATGAAGAAGAGGAGAGTGAAGAGGAAGAGGATGAAGAGTATTAACAAAATTTCAGATGCCACTGAAGGAAGCGTTGAATAGGTTGAGAATTTCCACCAACGGAAAAGTTCTTAGAAATGGACGTATGAGAACTACAGGGAATGACGAAGAGAAAGACGAGCATTCCCAGTGGTGCAGCGACAGGCTCAAACTATCTACCTCCACAAAAAACATTCTTCTGAGTGGAAATTCTCAGATTAAAAGGATGCCTGATAAAGTAAATCTACAACAACGCCCAGGAACTTCAAGCAAGAAGATGATTCATAAAGGAGATAATACAATGAACAAGGTGGAATTTCAAAGTGAAGAAAAGCGGGATGCTGCAAGAAAAAAACAAGTTTATCTAAGGTTGGAAAGAAAATGCCAGGGACTCGTGAAATTTGAGGCTCAGAGAATAAAAGGCGGGTGCCTGCTATATTAAATGAACAATGTCTAGGAACGTCAAGCAAGAAGAAGATTCCTCAAGGAGAGAGTACAATGGATAAGGTGGATGAAAGTGAAGACGAGTGGAGTATGTGCAAGGAAAAGCCAAGTTTGTCCAAGGATGCAGAGAATAGGACATCTGTACGACGTGCTACTGGTTCATTCAAGAGATACAGAGATTACTATGTTGGTGAGTGGGAAGATGATTCTGAGGAGTATGAGGTTTTGCCAATCAGCGATCAAGTTACACAAGAAGCCAGAGAAGTGAAGTTTCACATGAGTCAAAACTAAAAGATAGTCCGAAAGATTCAATAAATAATTCAGGGAAGTTATCTGCTTGTAGTTCATTGCCTTCCACCTCATCGTCCTCCGGTTCCACAACTTCAAGAAATGGAATAGATGGATCTAAAAACATGAAGGTCAAGCTCTTTTTGTTCATATTTCACTTTAAATGGCATTTCctctctttttaatttaattgctTCAGACGATGACACTTATTTATGTAATCCTATGCAGGTAAATTGTCTGGCAGTAAATTGTCATCAATGTAGAAGAAGTGATAGAAGAACTGTTGTTCCTTGTACGAAGTGTAAAGAGAAATTTTACCGTATCAAGTGCATCAGAGAATGGTAAACCTCTAATGTGTATTTCTTATCTTGCTGTCCAAATGCTTAGACATTCTCTTTTAGTGTCGAATGGAAAACACCATTTTAAGCCTCATGCTATTTATTTTTGGTGAGCAGGTATCCTGAATTGGAAGAAGAGGAAGTCTCAGAGCTTTGTCCATATTGTCATGGAAAATGTAACTGCAACTTGTGCTTACACTCAAGTGGCATGCTAAAggtttgtcttttctttttaatcaaacAAAATGAGCTTTTTTGTTTTCCAATTACTGCTAAAATACTTATTTCCTTGAAGACATCAAGAAGGGATCTCACTGATCGTGAAAAGATTGAGCATTTGCACTATTTGATTATCACGTTCCTTCCCTTTCTAAAAGAAATCCATCACGAACAAATTCAAGTGATAGAACCGGAGTCTTGTATTCGTGGTATGCATCTGAGTTTTAAAAACAAGACACTGAATCTGATGAATTTTACATTGATAAATAGTTTTTATCACAGGGCT is a genomic window containing:
- the LOC107874032 gene encoding lysine-specific demethylase JMJ25-like isoform X4, producing MKVNCLAVNCHQCRRSDRRTVVPCTKCKEKFYRIKCIREWYPELEEEEVSELCPYCHGKCNCNLCLHSSGMLKTSRRDLTDREKIEHLHYLIITFLPFLKEIHHEQIQVIEPESCIRGLSSSSVEIKRSLCHNDERVYCNNCSTSIVDLHRSCPDFDHMSYI
- the LOC107874032 gene encoding protein transport protein Sec61 subunit alpha-like isoform X5, whose amino-acid sequence is MLKEFNDSMRDELLICQSFVDLRDNFSRVVDPTLQSNAKASSLYMAYTLQLAQIFFYWMHVILASNRGTVVELGITPIVTSGMVMQLLAGSKIIQVDNNVREDRALLNSAQKLLGILVAVGEAVAYVLSGMYGSVSQLGVGNAILIILQCGVIICL
- the LOC107874032 gene encoding uncharacterized protein LOC107874032 isoform X1 translates to MLKEFNDSMRDELLICQSFVDLRDNFSRVVDPTLQSNAKASSLYMAYTLQLAQIFFYWMHVILASNRGTVVELGITPIVTSGMVMQLLAGSKIIQVDNNVREDRALLCVGVEEMATLVAKQGPLSSQNQHTPRMRNQSKVFRKRNFVLNRDEEKLEKHNAASLPDVTESPKNYVFLRECCNQEGGSTFIGRIGEKIKTAKKPKRNVIKSHLRTKTVANRTMTVKESEGSH
- the LOC107874032 gene encoding lysine-specific demethylase JMJ25-like isoform X3, encoding MKVNCLAVNCHQCRRSDRRTVVPCTKCKEKFYRIKCIREWYPELEEEEVSELCPYCHGKCNCNLCLHSSGMLKTSRRDLTDREKIEHLHYLIITFLPFLKEIHHEQIQVIEPESCIRVFITGLSSSSVEIKRSLCHNDERVYCNNCSTSIVDLHRSCPDFDHMSYI
- the LOC107874032 gene encoding uncharacterized protein LOC107874032 isoform X2 yields the protein MAYTLQLAQIFFYWMHVILASNRGTVVELGITPIVTSGMVMQLLAGSKIIQVDNNVREDRALLCVGVEEMATLVAKQGPLSSQNQHTPRMRNQSKVFRKRNFVLNRDEEKLEKHNAASLPDVTESPKNYVFLRECCNQEGGSTFIGRIGEKIKTAKKPKRNVIKSHLRTKTVANRTMTVKESEGSH
- the LOC107874032 gene encoding lysine-specific demethylase JMJ25-like isoform X6 encodes the protein MKVNCLAVNCHQCRRSDRRTVVPCTKCKEKFYRIKCIREWYPELEEEEVSELCPYCHGKCNCNLCLHSSGMLKGYLHLQLKLNDHFVTMMSEFTATTAQLQ